In Rhizobium sp. 9140, the genomic stretch GGCATCGAGACCGAAGTTGGTGACGGCTCCGGCGAGGTTCGCGCAAACGATATCGACGAAGGCGCGGCGGCTGGCAGTGCAGGCCGCATCGATGACCGAGAAGGGCACGGGTACCAGCCGGTGTCCGTCAGCCTCGAGCGCCTGTCCTGCTGCCTCGACGATGGCCATTCGATCGGCGTCCGTCGGGTAAAGCACACCGGTGTCGGTCAGGATGCCGATGCGAAGCGGAGCGGAGGTCCGTTGAGCGGGGTTCACAGGTGGGAACGGCCCCCGCGCATTCCCGCTCAGGGCTGAGAAGATCGCAGATGTGTCGCGGACGGAGCGGCAGACGGTAAGTTCCGACGCGATGCCGCCAAGGTGGTTGCCGAAGCTCGGGCCGGCAGGCATCGCCCCACGGCTCGGCTTGAGGCCGACGAGGCCGCAGCAGGCGGCGGGTACCCGAATAGAGCCGCCCGCATCCGTTGCATGGGCGATGGCGACGATGCCGGCGGCAACCGCGGCCGCGGCCCCGCCGGAGGACCCGCCGGCCGTACGGCCGGTGTCGAGCGGATTGCGGCAGGTCGGGCCGACGGCCGGTTCGCTTGCGAGCGATAGTCCGAATTCCGGGCTGGTGGTCAACCCGAAGAGGCAGAGACCGGACGCGCGGAAACGTTCGGCAAGATCGGAATCCGGGCTGTCGGCGTGCATGCTACCGCGTGGCAGCAGTTTGGAGCCCGCCGCGACCGGAAAGCCCGCAAACGGCCCGCCAAGGTCCTTGGCAAGCGTCGGCACACCGGCGAACGGCATGGCGGTACGCTCTGGCGAGCCCGCCGGAAGGGCGTCGATCGCTGCCGCTGCGGCAAGGCCCCTCACCTCGTCCCGATAGGTGATGGCGCCGAGGCCTGCAAAGGTCTCGGCAGCAGCGAACGACGCCTGCATGGCCTGTGTACTTGTGAGGCGGCCGCTGGCGATCGCCTCGGCCAGCGCTGTTGCATCCGTGGTCACGCGCAGGCTACTTTGGCTCGTCCGCCACTCTCGGAACGTCGAAGGTGCCCGCCTTGATCTCGGCGCGCTTGGCTTCCATCGCGGCTTCGGCGTCCGCCGGGGCCACGCCCTTCACGAACACGATATCGCTGCCGCCTTCCTTCATCAGACCATAGGCGGTGTAGTCGCGACCGGTCGGCTTGCCTGCGGCAACATCGGCCAGCGCGGCGTTGAGGATCGGCCGGAAGTTCCAGAGTGCGTTTGCAAAGACCGTATCGGGATAACGCGGCGTGTAATCGACCAGCGATCCCACGGACTTGATGCCACGCTCCTTGGCGGCGTCGGCCGTGCCGATACGCTCGCCGAAGAGAATATCCGCGCCGGCATCGATCTGTGCGAGACCGGCTTCGCGCGCTTTCGGCGGATCGAAGAACGTGCCAATGAAGGTGACGAGGTGCTTCGCATCGGGGTTTGCGGCCTTCACGCCAGCC encodes the following:
- a CDS encoding amidase — encoded protein: MTTDATALAEAIASGRLTSTQAMQASFAAAETFAGLGAITYRDEVRGLAAAAAIDALPAGSPERTAMPFAGVPTLAKDLGGPFAGFPVAAGSKLLPRGSMHADSPDSDLAERFRASGLCLFGLTTSPEFGLSLASEPAVGPTCRNPLDTGRTAGGSSGGAAAAVAAGIVAIAHATDAGGSIRVPAACCGLVGLKPSRGAMPAGPSFGNHLGGIASELTVCRSVRDTSAIFSALSGNARGPFPPVNPAQRTSAPLRIGILTDTGVLYPTDADRMAIVEAAGQALEADGHRLVPVPFSVIDAACTASRRAFVDIVCANLAGAVTNFGLDAARAETLTQAVIARGLSLPAVDLWKSLNAMVLVSRDLWRLFDGIDVLICPILSGPPLPIGSFPSDHADLDLHFGRMAAFAPLASLANASGCPALTLPFGTDAHGLPLPVQIMAPMGGEALLLHLAERLEQEQRYTHPFPIAGLAS